Proteins encoded in a region of the Haloarcula sp. CBA1129 genome:
- a CDS encoding LysM peptidoglycan-binding domain-containing protein produces MPKLRGDGGLSRAEIDIENGAAADEEPIEVMFNPTEYSRNKSVQYGEQSIAGQGTPVTQFVSGEAETLSMELFFDTSEERTDVTEETGKLDQLLTIDDSIGAPPYCTFVWGGIDFTAVLKSADKQFTMFRADGTPLRARVSVTFKQYRPPSTGQTPANGSSSDTASQRTVTEGETLWGIAKEEYGDPTAWTRIAESNDIEDPRSLQPGTTLTIPPE; encoded by the coding sequence ATGCCGAAGCTGCGTGGGGATGGCGGACTGTCGCGGGCCGAAATCGACATCGAGAACGGCGCGGCAGCGGACGAGGAACCGATCGAGGTCATGTTCAATCCCACGGAGTACAGCCGCAACAAGAGCGTCCAGTACGGCGAGCAGTCGATCGCCGGACAGGGGACCCCGGTGACGCAGTTCGTGAGCGGCGAGGCGGAGACCCTCTCAATGGAACTGTTTTTCGACACGTCGGAGGAACGGACAGACGTCACGGAAGAAACTGGCAAACTCGACCAGTTGCTGACGATAGACGACTCCATCGGGGCGCCGCCCTATTGCACGTTCGTCTGGGGTGGCATCGACTTCACGGCAGTGCTCAAGAGCGCGGACAAGCAGTTCACGATGTTCCGTGCTGATGGAACGCCGCTCAGGGCTCGCGTGAGCGTGACGTTTAAGCAGTACCGACCGCCGAGTACGGGCCAGACCCCCGCCAACGGGAGCAGTTCGGACACTGCCAGCCAGCGGACCGTGACAGAGGGAGAAACACTCTGGGGAATCGCCAAGGAGGAATACGGGGACCCCACAGCGTGGACGCGTATCGCAGAGTCGAACGACATCGAAGACCCCCGGTCGCTCCAGCCCGGGACCACGCTGACCATTCCACCAGAGTGA
- a CDS encoding phage late control D family protein, giving the protein MSFAELADRYDDFHAPSFEVRVGNANNGFTSTEDFGDKGRVSGLRIETAIDRANRFSFSLNDVFDRTQGENGAFDAKLRSTFAEGSELEIRLGYGTAEPTSLLWGRVDSVKPDFPASGTPGLSVEGYDLRYGLRNLTGDGGWEDSDLETIVDDLVADIPFEGVEVDVGNVPIENRRHPEAPNSEFLNTLAKEYDAEFFSRAGTFHFRKQSRVSELSPETTLRYGKALRSFTPGSANPRSESGDVRGSGPRVGTVKVRHNDEVGKGPIVGTAKVTGGGSETRVETIPVRSESEAEQRAQSIAGEIARTGNSTSGSVAGQNAGGRGGSRAETLGLPEIQIGRVLKLTGLGDEFSGQYHVESANHRIDDSGYTTTFDLRKLNQ; this is encoded by the coding sequence ATGAGCTTCGCCGAGCTTGCCGACCGATACGACGATTTCCACGCGCCGTCGTTCGAGGTCCGGGTAGGCAACGCGAACAACGGGTTCACCAGCACGGAGGATTTCGGTGACAAGGGTCGGGTGTCGGGGCTTCGGATCGAGACGGCGATCGACCGGGCGAACCGGTTCTCCTTCTCCCTCAACGACGTGTTCGATCGGACGCAGGGCGAGAACGGGGCCTTCGACGCGAAGTTGCGGTCGACGTTCGCCGAGGGCAGTGAACTGGAAATTCGTCTTGGATACGGGACAGCCGAGCCGACGTCGTTACTCTGGGGACGGGTCGATTCGGTGAAGCCAGACTTCCCTGCGAGTGGCACGCCCGGGCTGTCGGTCGAGGGGTACGACCTCCGCTACGGATTGCGCAACCTGACAGGCGACGGTGGCTGGGAGGACTCGGACCTTGAGACCATTGTCGACGACCTCGTGGCCGACATCCCGTTCGAGGGGGTGGAAGTCGACGTCGGCAACGTCCCGATCGAGAATCGGCGCCACCCGGAGGCTCCTAACAGCGAGTTCCTCAACACCCTCGCAAAGGAGTACGACGCGGAGTTTTTCTCCCGTGCTGGCACCTTCCACTTCCGGAAACAGTCCCGTGTCTCCGAGCTGTCCCCGGAGACGACGCTGCGATACGGGAAGGCACTCCGGTCGTTTACCCCGGGGTCGGCGAACCCCCGTTCGGAGTCCGGAGACGTGCGTGGGTCCGGACCCCGAGTTGGGACAGTAAAAGTCCGGCACAACGACGAGGTGGGCAAGGGGCCCATCGTCGGGACGGCCAAGGTAACTGGGGGCGGTTCGGAGACACGGGTCGAAACGATTCCGGTCCGGTCGGAGAGCGAGGCCGAACAACGGGCGCAATCGATCGCTGGTGAGATCGCTCGCACGGGCAACTCCACATCAGGGTCAGTCGCTGGCCAGAACGCCGGCGGGCGGGGCGGGAGCCGGGCAGAAACACTCGGGCTCCCGGAAATCCAGATCGGTCGCGTGCTCAAACTTACCGGCCTCGGGGACGAGTTCTCCGGCCAGTACCACGTCGAGTCTGCGAACCACCGGATCGACGACTCCGGCTACACGACCACGTTCGACCTCAGAAAACTGAACCAATGA
- a CDS encoding phage baseplate assembly protein V, producing the protein MSDTEFGMQGTDIRNGVAVGIVADNEDPEGLGRVKLTFPWRESDDESHWARVATPMAGDEVGTYFLPNVDDEVLVAFDSGDLNHPYVLGSLWNGDQPPPEDNADGENTVKTIKSDSDHKITLDDDDSAGKVEITTSGGHTLTLDDSSGAETITIEDSSGQNTIEFDATKGSIAIESGTKLSVDAPNLEFTADGNISIEASGILTLNGTLVRIN; encoded by the coding sequence ATGAGTGACACTGAATTCGGCATGCAAGGAACTGACATCCGAAATGGCGTCGCGGTCGGTATCGTTGCGGACAACGAGGACCCCGAGGGTCTCGGTCGCGTCAAACTCACCTTTCCTTGGCGGGAGTCCGACGACGAGAGCCACTGGGCCCGGGTGGCGACACCGATGGCTGGCGATGAGGTGGGGACGTACTTCCTCCCGAACGTTGACGACGAGGTCCTGGTGGCGTTCGACAGTGGGGATCTGAACCACCCGTACGTTCTGGGCTCGCTCTGGAATGGCGACCAGCCCCCTCCCGAGGACAATGCGGACGGGGAGAACACGGTCAAGACGATCAAATCAGACAGCGATCACAAGATCACACTCGACGACGACGACAGCGCAGGCAAAGTCGAGATAACGACCAGCGGCGGTCACACGCTCACCCTCGACGACAGTTCCGGCGCGGAGACGATCACCATCGAGGACTCCTCCGGGCAGAATACAATCGAGTTCGATGCGACCAAAGGGTCGATAGCGATCGAGAGCGGGACCAAACTCAGCGTGGATGCGCCAAACTTGGAGTTCACCGCCGACGGGAATATCTCGATCGAAGCCAGTGGCATCTTGACTCTGAATGGGACACTCGTGAGGATTAACTGA
- a CDS encoding PAAR domain-containing protein: MPPAARAFDQTAHGTPLSSAGSPDVLIGGMSAWRVGSDFHACPLSTGPVPHVGGVVPAGSTSVLINGLPAARQGDSIVENGPPNTIAAGCSTVIIG; encoded by the coding sequence ATGCCACCAGCAGCACGCGCATTTGACCAGACGGCCCACGGCACGCCACTTTCGAGCGCCGGGAGTCCGGACGTCCTCATCGGTGGGATGTCGGCCTGGCGAGTCGGCTCCGACTTCCACGCCTGCCCACTGTCGACTGGACCGGTCCCACACGTGGGCGGGGTCGTCCCAGCCGGTAGCACGAGCGTACTGATCAATGGCCTGCCAGCCGCCAGACAGGGTGACAGCATCGTCGAGAACGGCCCGCCAAACACCATCGCCGCCGGCTGCTCGACGGTGATCATCGGCTGA
- a CDS encoding GPW/gp25 family protein, translating to MDNEFLGRGWSFPVTTDASEAVELSAGVQDIEESIRIVLGTAKGERVMRPEFGCGIHEFTFAAIDTTTLSRIESTVESALREWEPRIEVLDVATDTSNLDAGQLDITVEYRVKATNDERNLVYPFYLDGGGS from the coding sequence ATGGACAACGAATTTCTCGGCCGTGGCTGGAGCTTCCCAGTGACAACTGACGCGTCGGAAGCAGTCGAACTGTCGGCAGGCGTGCAGGACATCGAGGAGTCGATTCGAATCGTGCTCGGGACGGCGAAAGGCGAGCGGGTGATGCGCCCGGAGTTTGGCTGTGGCATCCACGAGTTCACGTTTGCGGCGATCGACACGACGACGTTATCGCGTATCGAGAGCACCGTCGAGTCGGCACTGCGGGAGTGGGAGCCCCGGATAGAGGTGCTCGATGTCGCGACCGACACGTCGAACCTAGACGCGGGGCAGCTCGACATCACCGTCGAGTACCGTGTGAAAGCGACCAACGACGAACGGAATCTGGTGTATCCGTTCTACCTCGACGGTGGGGGGTCCTGA
- a CDS encoding putative baseplate assembly protein — translation MGSPDPDGRRRDDLLAHAREIAPYYTDEWDPEADDAGGALVRLFAELAEEVTERVDRVPTKHRIAFYDTLEFTQRPPQAAGVPLSVTVADGVDRNVAIPAGTQAVGGSPEQTFTVLAGDGFEATPARLQSVYSVAPDEGQIYDHNQLLAGQQETLFLGTEGRQKHALHIGHAGQLDVEGSTEDPRTIRVTVETGIPGPDLANRLDWDFYGKRGNAEGWHEVHTVSTPDGDDAGLSHRGPPYELLMGKVVTGLAIVVSRAAEELEPEVLETLVDDLATAVVALREGLTGQGVQEAIKRLRDAVGTLVQSLADGPVGDAVDGEFQAALERLAEVLDSGPFEEALLTEVGPAMARVGEAFADGPANRAISRDATPALEELSRLIKEEVDTESLEEELSQTEEALREGDATDELLTALEAAFASVSEKFDQPVKLPGGGPEAREQAPVPALSKAIATALDGLRRELSGAALPAVLRALATVIDRLAAAIRDETLDEALADVDAALAVIEDALQAAGFDDSVDEGRDSLETEVKALLEGPVGDVIRETAWPALAELVGALGEDPAVRGAGTALLELATALITGRAGAAVREKLGGAIANLADAVEETDIDRNLEPLEATLAAVADALSDTQSAQMDAVDSLHRSFTGYLDAETGEEEGTGPVTTRTVELSIDGTPTETAVDGTESRWLRCVVPEPEWGSDLFDMRIGRSPTSGEPTPPVELGPVPEGTVPTDTLLSNGTELSTDDGGCYPLGREPRQQDAFYIAASEAFTKAGASVEITLGKVTDATVGFPIDPDVAWEYWDGDAWSRLELQRPSSERVGTFRESGSIEFQVPGDLAQRSVFGHDGHWVRARLDGGSYGRYEASEETGSSTTNSDEEYWVTEHEVAPPKLDSVEVRYTGEGALQPARNLVSLNNLAYSPASLTEGRSRFQPFAGLPDAEQTLYLGFDRPLTDGPVSLLFDFDEAQYTPDIHPRIRWERQRSDSNWASVDARDGTEGLTERGLVSLTFGQATIETSRFGRQRHWLRARVTGTPFTGPASEDTGEDGTSERPGPQPCGNRVPTEPPAGEPGRERPTVVGVYPNSGMAHNVRAVEGELLGSSDGTQDQTVSVANRPATDLDLWVDENTALSEGQREALSESPAVETEAETGSDGAVTQFWVRWTAVDSLRRSDGNDRHYMLDPRSGEITFGDGHRGRIPPQGRDNVRANYRTGGGSDGNVPAGAISELKSSIAFVDAVTNPLPADGGADAESVDGALDRAPKELRDRGRAVTPADIERIALDASRKLAKAHCLRGMDRAGDSAPGWVTLVVVPGTADDKPVPSVSLREQVRTAVSERAPATLVGDPNQLVVRGPSYVAVSVEATLAAVGVGSLARLEETARAELEAFLHPLTGGPEGSGWPFGEAPCLSDFYTLLENVDGVDHVGEVVLRFHGSDATVTIRDEDSIPSMAADVLVHGGAHELRATRVDRTGGA, via the coding sequence ATGGGGAGCCCGGATCCGGACGGACGGCGCCGGGATGACCTGCTCGCTCACGCGAGGGAGATCGCCCCATACTACACCGACGAGTGGGACCCCGAGGCCGACGACGCCGGTGGGGCGCTCGTCCGACTGTTCGCCGAGCTCGCCGAAGAGGTCACCGAGCGAGTGGACCGTGTTCCGACGAAACATCGCATCGCATTCTACGACACGCTTGAGTTCACCCAGCGGCCACCGCAGGCCGCCGGCGTACCGCTTTCCGTGACCGTCGCCGACGGTGTCGACCGGAACGTCGCGATTCCGGCGGGCACACAGGCTGTCGGCGGGTCCCCAGAACAGACGTTTACGGTTCTGGCCGGCGACGGCTTCGAGGCCACCCCGGCACGGTTGCAGTCGGTGTACAGTGTCGCTCCCGACGAGGGGCAGATATACGACCACAACCAGCTGCTCGCGGGCCAACAGGAGACGCTGTTCCTAGGCACAGAGGGTCGCCAGAAACACGCGCTCCACATCGGTCACGCGGGGCAACTGGACGTGGAAGGTAGTACAGAGGACCCCCGGACCATCAGGGTCACAGTCGAGACGGGGATCCCCGGGCCCGACCTCGCCAACCGGCTCGACTGGGATTTCTACGGCAAACGCGGCAATGCGGAGGGGTGGCACGAGGTACACACGGTGTCGACCCCGGACGGCGACGACGCTGGGCTTTCCCACCGGGGGCCACCGTACGAACTCCTAATGGGGAAGGTGGTCACGGGCCTAGCCATCGTGGTCAGCCGGGCCGCGGAGGAACTGGAACCGGAGGTGCTCGAGACACTCGTCGATGACCTCGCCACCGCCGTCGTCGCTTTGCGCGAGGGGCTCACCGGCCAGGGGGTCCAGGAGGCTATCAAGCGACTCCGCGACGCTGTCGGCACACTTGTCCAGTCTCTCGCGGACGGCCCCGTCGGCGATGCCGTCGACGGGGAGTTCCAGGCGGCGCTGGAACGGTTGGCCGAGGTTCTCGACTCGGGGCCGTTCGAGGAGGCGCTCCTGACCGAGGTCGGGCCGGCAATGGCCCGGGTCGGCGAGGCGTTCGCGGACGGCCCCGCCAACCGGGCAATTTCACGTGACGCAACCCCAGCCCTCGAGGAGCTGTCACGACTGATAAAGGAGGAAGTCGACACCGAATCTCTGGAGGAGGAACTCTCACAGACGGAGGAGGCGCTCCGGGAGGGCGACGCCACCGACGAACTGCTGACCGCGCTCGAAGCGGCGTTCGCCTCGGTGAGCGAGAAGTTCGACCAGCCCGTCAAACTGCCCGGGGGTGGGCCCGAGGCCAGGGAGCAGGCGCCGGTCCCGGCACTATCCAAAGCTATTGCGACCGCTCTCGATGGGCTCCGCAGAGAACTGTCCGGTGCGGCGCTCCCGGCGGTACTGCGGGCGCTGGCCACCGTCATCGACCGACTTGCTGCGGCGATTCGCGACGAAACCCTCGACGAGGCGCTCGCGGACGTCGATGCCGCACTGGCGGTCATCGAGGACGCTCTGCAAGCGGCCGGCTTCGATGACTCGGTAGATGAAGGACGGGATTCCCTCGAAACCGAAGTCAAGGCGCTGCTTGAGGGGCCGGTCGGCGATGTCATCCGGGAGACGGCCTGGCCAGCGCTCGCCGAACTCGTAGGGGCGCTCGGGGAGGACCCCGCTGTTAGAGGGGCCGGAACGGCACTGCTGGAACTCGCGACGGCGCTCATCACCGGCCGGGCGGGCGCTGCTGTCCGGGAGAAACTTGGCGGTGCCATCGCCAACCTCGCGGACGCAGTCGAGGAAACCGACATCGACCGAAACCTCGAGCCACTGGAAGCGACGCTGGCGGCGGTCGCCGATGCTCTGTCCGACACCCAATCAGCACAGATGGACGCCGTCGATTCCCTGCACCGGTCGTTCACCGGCTACCTCGACGCCGAGACGGGCGAGGAGGAGGGAACCGGGCCGGTCACCACGCGGACGGTCGAACTCTCTATCGACGGGACGCCCACGGAGACGGCCGTCGACGGCACCGAGTCGCGATGGCTCAGGTGTGTGGTCCCCGAACCGGAGTGGGGGTCGGACCTGTTCGATATGCGGATCGGACGGTCACCCACCAGCGGTGAGCCCACGCCGCCCGTGGAACTGGGCCCCGTTCCGGAGGGCACTGTCCCGACCGACACGCTCCTCTCGAACGGGACCGAACTGTCGACGGACGACGGCGGCTGTTACCCGCTGGGTCGAGAGCCTCGTCAGCAGGACGCCTTCTACATCGCCGCGAGTGAGGCATTCACGAAAGCGGGAGCGAGCGTCGAGATCACCCTCGGAAAGGTCACCGATGCCACCGTCGGTTTCCCCATCGACCCGGACGTAGCCTGGGAGTACTGGGACGGCGACGCGTGGTCGCGACTGGAACTCCAGCGACCCTCCTCGGAGCGGGTAGGGACGTTCCGCGAGTCCGGGAGCATCGAATTTCAGGTCCCCGGAGATCTCGCCCAGCGGTCAGTCTTCGGTCACGACGGCCACTGGGTCCGGGCGCGACTCGACGGGGGGAGCTACGGCCGGTACGAGGCCAGCGAAGAGACGGGGTCGTCCACCACCAATTCCGACGAGGAGTACTGGGTGACGGAACACGAGGTGGCTCCTCCGAAACTCGACTCGGTAGAGGTGCGTTACACCGGTGAGGGTGCCCTCCAGCCAGCCAGGAACCTCGTTTCGCTGAACAACCTCGCGTACAGTCCTGCGTCCCTCACGGAGGGTCGGTCGCGGTTCCAGCCGTTCGCCGGGCTCCCGGATGCAGAACAGACCCTGTATCTCGGATTCGACCGCCCCCTCACGGACGGCCCGGTATCCCTCCTGTTCGATTTCGATGAGGCCCAGTACACCCCGGATATTCACCCCCGGATTCGCTGGGAACGACAGAGGTCAGACAGCAACTGGGCGAGCGTGGACGCCCGAGACGGAACAGAGGGGCTCACGGAGCGCGGGCTGGTGAGCCTGACCTTCGGCCAGGCGACGATCGAGACCAGTCGCTTCGGCCGGCAGCGTCACTGGCTCCGGGCACGCGTCACCGGGACGCCGTTTACAGGCCCGGCGAGTGAGGACACCGGGGAAGACGGTACCTCAGAGCGCCCGGGGCCACAGCCATGCGGGAATCGGGTGCCGACCGAACCCCCGGCGGGTGAACCGGGCCGGGAGCGGCCGACGGTGGTGGGTGTGTACCCCAACTCGGGGATGGCCCACAACGTCCGCGCCGTGGAGGGGGAACTGCTGGGTTCCAGTGACGGGACGCAGGACCAGACGGTTTCGGTCGCGAACCGGCCCGCGACCGACCTCGACCTGTGGGTGGATGAAAACACCGCGCTCTCGGAGGGTCAGCGCGAGGCACTGAGCGAATCGCCGGCGGTCGAAACCGAGGCCGAAACAGGTTCCGACGGCGCGGTGACCCAGTTCTGGGTTCGCTGGACCGCCGTGGACTCGTTGCGGCGGTCTGACGGCAACGACCGTCACTACATGCTCGACCCTAGGAGCGGTGAGATCACCTTCGGCGACGGCCACCGTGGCCGGATTCCACCCCAGGGGCGTGACAACGTCAGGGCGAACTACAGAACGGGTGGGGGTTCGGACGGGAACGTCCCTGCCGGAGCGATTTCCGAACTGAAGAGTTCCATTGCGTTCGTCGACGCGGTGACCAATCCCCTGCCCGCAGACGGCGGCGCGGACGCGGAATCAGTCGACGGCGCGCTGGACCGTGCACCGAAGGAACTCAGAGACCGCGGGCGGGCGGTCACACCTGCGGATATCGAACGGATCGCGCTCGATGCCTCCCGGAAACTGGCGAAAGCGCACTGTCTGCGCGGGATGGACCGGGCCGGTGACAGTGCCCCGGGCTGGGTGACGCTGGTAGTGGTGCCCGGGACTGCAGACGACAAGCCCGTGCCGTCAGTATCGCTTCGCGAGCAGGTCAGAACCGCCGTCAGCGAGCGCGCGCCAGCCACGCTCGTCGGTGACCCGAATCAGCTGGTCGTTCGCGGGCCGAGCTACGTGGCCGTGTCGGTCGAGGCGACCCTCGCAGCGGTAGGGGTCGGGAGCCTCGCCCGCCTCGAGGAGACCGCGAGAGCGGAACTCGAGGCGTTTCTCCACCCCCTGACCGGGGGGCCGGAGGGTTCAGGCTGGCCGTTCGGCGAGGCGCCCTGTCTGTCGGATTTCTACACCCTCCTAGAGAACGTCGACGGCGTCGACCACGTCGGAGAGGTGGTTCTCAGGTTCCACGGGTCAGACGCGACGGTGACGATCCGTGACGAGGATAGCATACCTAGCATGGCGGCCGATGTGCTCGTCCACGGCGGCGCTCACGAGCTCCGGGCGACGCGAGTGGATCGAACGGGGGGCGCGTAG
- a CDS encoding putative baseplate assembly protein, whose translation MGLDIPDLDDRGFEQLLEDARKRIPVHSDAWTDHNATDPGITILETLAFVAKSELYRLDRVTDDHVQKYLSLLGASPKPPRPATAHLRVDPPPTAVGRTVPTSSRLVAEDATGVVRWFETDTAVTLTDATVGAVISDHGRGRTDHTTANGSVGMSFHAFGERARAGNAMYIGFEGDPFVGGLLDLGIDMDETGLPAPASHGDEAVTFEPSVGVVWEYYIDGNWAELQVLRDETKQFYAGGLVRLERPADWDSEPVTLLDHPRPLRWLRCRIVQDPEETVPHEVPPRLEGVYTNGLTATHATVRRSETLARPDGSERTTAEPDQTFGFEHAPVLDATVSVGGETWERVDSFDRSGPDDEHYVLDETAGTISFGDEVGGRIPAPDQQVVAEEYEHGGGTEGNVTATADWRFAAGEFEEVAIEFRDAGGGADGETIDEALARFQHERERPFRTVTTDDYRYIATHTPGLRFGRAAAVVEEAEPAYGGAGSCEQPKQVRVVVVPHSPRDRPRPTTGFLDAVRCHVERHRLVTDRVNVVAPTYVGVGVRAEIRVAPDYSQVGRIDAVESALEDFLHPLRGFDGDGWPFGRPVHPSEVYRTIDAVEGVDCVFDVSLSPTGEGEVGPDGSIHIAESSLVYSTAHDVTVRGERNGCTGDF comes from the coding sequence ATGGGGCTCGATATCCCCGACCTCGACGACCGCGGCTTCGAGCAGTTGCTCGAGGACGCACGCAAGCGGATTCCGGTCCACTCGGATGCGTGGACCGACCACAACGCCACCGACCCCGGCATCACGATTCTGGAGACGCTCGCCTTCGTCGCCAAATCCGAGCTGTACCGGCTCGACCGCGTCACCGACGACCACGTCCAGAAGTACCTCTCACTGCTGGGCGCAAGCCCGAAGCCACCCCGGCCGGCGACCGCTCACCTCCGGGTGGACCCACCACCGACGGCGGTCGGTCGGACGGTGCCGACATCGAGCAGACTCGTCGCCGAAGACGCAACCGGCGTCGTCAGATGGTTCGAGACCGACACTGCCGTGACACTGACGGACGCGACCGTCGGCGCCGTCATCTCGGACCACGGCCGCGGGCGGACCGACCACACGACCGCCAACGGGAGCGTCGGGATGTCGTTTCACGCGTTCGGCGAACGGGCACGAGCGGGCAACGCCATGTACATCGGCTTCGAGGGCGACCCCTTCGTCGGCGGGCTTTTGGACCTAGGAATCGACATGGACGAGACTGGCCTGCCGGCCCCCGCGAGCCACGGTGATGAGGCCGTCACGTTCGAGCCGTCTGTCGGCGTGGTCTGGGAGTATTACATCGACGGGAACTGGGCGGAGTTGCAGGTGCTCCGCGACGAGACCAAGCAGTTCTACGCCGGAGGCCTCGTCAGGCTCGAGCGCCCCGCCGACTGGGATAGCGAGCCGGTGACACTCCTCGATCACCCGCGGCCGCTCCGGTGGCTCCGCTGTCGAATCGTCCAGGATCCCGAAGAGACCGTCCCACACGAGGTCCCACCCCGGCTCGAGGGGGTGTACACGAACGGCCTCACGGCGACGCATGCCACGGTGAGACGCAGCGAGACACTGGCCCGGCCCGACGGGAGCGAGCGGACGACGGCCGAGCCTGACCAGACCTTCGGGTTCGAGCACGCGCCGGTGCTCGACGCGACGGTTTCCGTCGGGGGCGAGACGTGGGAGCGAGTGGACTCGTTCGACAGATCTGGCCCCGACGACGAGCACTACGTCCTCGACGAGACAGCCGGAACAATCAGCTTCGGCGACGAGGTCGGCGGCCGGATTCCGGCGCCCGACCAGCAAGTCGTGGCCGAGGAGTATGAGCACGGTGGCGGGACAGAGGGGAACGTGACGGCCACCGCCGACTGGCGGTTTGCCGCCGGGGAGTTCGAAGAGGTCGCCATCGAGTTCCGCGACGCCGGCGGCGGGGCCGACGGGGAGACCATCGACGAGGCACTCGCGCGATTCCAGCACGAGCGCGAGCGACCGTTCCGGACTGTCACGACCGACGATTACCGGTATATCGCCACCCACACGCCGGGGCTCCGGTTCGGACGCGCGGCCGCAGTCGTCGAGGAAGCCGAGCCCGCCTACGGCGGCGCCGGCAGCTGTGAACAGCCCAAGCAGGTGCGCGTGGTGGTTGTCCCCCACAGCCCGCGCGACCGCCCGCGACCGACGACGGGGTTCCTCGACGCCGTCAGGTGCCACGTCGAACGCCACCGGCTGGTGACCGACCGCGTGAATGTGGTGGCACCGACCTACGTCGGCGTGGGCGTCCGCGCCGAGATCAGGGTCGCCCCCGACTACTCACAGGTGGGTCGCATAGACGCGGTCGAGTCAGCACTGGAGGACTTCCTCCACCCACTCAGAGGGTTCGACGGCGATGGCTGGCCGTTCGGGCGACCAGTCCATCCCTCAGAGGTGTACCGGACGATCGACGCCGTCGAGGGCGTCGACTGCGTCTTCGACGTCTCCCTGTCACCCACTGGCGAGGGCGAGGTGGGCCCCGACGGGAGCATCCACATCGCGGAGAGCTCTCTGGTGTACTCGACCGCACACGATGTCACGGTCCGTGGGGAACGCAACGGCTGCACGGGGGACTTCTGA